In Nonomuraea sp. NBC_00507, the following are encoded in one genomic region:
- a CDS encoding MFS transporter yields MYKNSWAVAVLAFAVAVGTLQMTVVVPLLPGLERQLHAPPTTVSWTLTAGLLSGAVSIPLLARLGDMYGQRTVSLVALGLLITGSALSAVAGTLPLLIAGRVLQGTAAPLLPLAMGLVRQMVPGNRLPSAIGVLSATIGVGSGGGMIFAGLLDGNHRTVFWALAGLAALSFVLVAAVVREAPARGSGRPDLAGAALVTVWLVCLLLAISKGAAWGWTSPLTLGLFVVAVAVAAVWVATARRTASPLIEIPMLLHRGTVGATVASFLLGFALFAAITTVSAVAQGALGASVLQVGVYLLPTTMLMLVVSVLAGPLMRRFTASALVAGGSALVTAAAVWLAVSRSSGADLYGAATLLGLGVGLGYAALGTMAVEHVEPAKTAAAGGVNALVRVVGSSVAGAVGAAVLSSGGAGWTFGVAAGAALLAALLAALFAAVYGNLSRKELA; encoded by the coding sequence GTGTATAAAAATTCATGGGCCGTAGCGGTGCTCGCGTTCGCGGTGGCCGTGGGGACCCTCCAGATGACCGTCGTCGTGCCACTGCTGCCAGGCCTCGAACGGCAACTCCACGCCCCGCCCACCACCGTCTCGTGGACGCTCACCGCCGGGCTGCTTTCAGGCGCGGTCTCGATCCCGCTGCTGGCACGGCTCGGCGACATGTACGGCCAGCGCACGGTGTCGCTGGTCGCGCTCGGACTGCTCATCACCGGGTCGGCGCTCAGCGCCGTGGCGGGCACGCTGCCGTTGCTCATCGCCGGTCGGGTGTTGCAGGGAACGGCCGCGCCGCTGCTCCCGCTGGCCATGGGCCTGGTCAGGCAGATGGTGCCCGGCAACCGGCTGCCAAGCGCGATCGGGGTGCTCAGCGCCACCATCGGCGTGGGGAGCGGCGGCGGCATGATCTTCGCCGGGCTGCTGGACGGGAACCACCGGACGGTGTTCTGGGCACTGGCCGGGCTGGCCGCGCTGAGCTTCGTCCTGGTGGCGGCCGTAGTGCGGGAGGCGCCCGCGCGCGGATCAGGACGGCCTGACCTGGCCGGGGCGGCGCTGGTCACGGTGTGGCTCGTCTGCCTGCTGCTGGCCATCAGCAAGGGCGCGGCCTGGGGCTGGACCTCGCCGCTGACGCTGGGCCTGTTCGTGGTGGCGGTGGCGGTGGCGGCGGTGTGGGTCGCGACCGCTCGCCGTACCGCGTCGCCGCTGATCGAAATCCCCATGCTGCTGCACCGGGGGACGGTGGGGGCGACGGTGGCATCGTTCCTGCTGGGGTTCGCCCTGTTCGCCGCCATCACGACCGTGTCGGCGGTGGCCCAGGGCGCGCTCGGGGCCTCAGTGCTGCAGGTTGGGGTCTACCTGCTGCCGACGACGATGCTGATGCTCGTGGTATCCGTGCTCGCGGGCCCCCTGATGCGCCGCTTCACCGCGTCCGCGCTCGTGGCGGGCGGCTCTGCCCTGGTGACGGCCGCCGCTGTGTGGCTGGCGGTGTCCAGGTCCTCGGGCGCTGACCTGTACGGGGCCGCGACGCTGCTGGGGCTGGGGGTCGGCCTCGGCTACGCGGCGCTCGGGACGATGGCCGTCGAGCACGTGGAGCCCGCCAAGACCGCCGCGGCCGGCGGGGTGAACGCGCTGGTCAGAGTCGTGGGCAGCAGCGTGGCCGGGGCGGTGGGGGCGGCGGTGCTGTCGAGCGGGGGCGCCGGGTGGACCTTCGGCGTCGCGGCCGGGGCGGCCCTGCTGGCGGCCCTGCTGGCGGCCCTCTTCGCCGCCGTCTACGGAAATCTCTCGCGAAAGGAACTGGCATGA
- a CDS encoding TetR/AcrR family transcriptional regulator encodes MPTRTGRPPKISRADIVAAALRVIEEGGVGVLTMRRLAREVGSTAMAIYHHVRDKEELLLLLLDDYVAGITRPELPEEPRERMVAAAMAMHEAVSGCPWAVDVLRADDLMSVRALWYPERIVDAAICAGLTMEEAVDAYRIIWHYTAGEIGGRAAARRRREEGGSTHRERVFAELDAEEFPRLSEVAARWEELTARDTYAKGVRALVNGLLP; translated from the coding sequence ATGCCCACACGCACAGGAAGACCGCCCAAGATCTCTCGGGCGGACATCGTGGCCGCCGCTCTCCGAGTGATCGAGGAAGGCGGGGTGGGCGTGCTCACCATGCGCAGGCTGGCCAGGGAGGTCGGCAGCACGGCGATGGCGATCTACCACCACGTGCGCGACAAGGAGGAACTGCTCCTCCTGCTACTCGACGACTACGTTGCCGGAATCACGCGGCCCGAGCTGCCGGAGGAGCCGCGCGAGCGCATGGTGGCCGCCGCCATGGCCATGCATGAGGCGGTGTCCGGGTGTCCATGGGCCGTGGACGTGCTCAGGGCCGACGACCTGATGTCGGTGAGGGCACTGTGGTATCCGGAGCGAATCGTCGACGCCGCTATATGTGCAGGGCTGACGATGGAGGAGGCCGTGGACGCGTACCGGATCATCTGGCACTACACGGCGGGCGAGATCGGCGGCCGGGCGGCGGCGCGGAGGCGGCGGGAGGAGGGCGGGAGCACCCATCGAGAGCGGGTGTTCGCCGAGCTGGACGCTGAGGAGTTCCCCCGGCTGAGCGAGGTGGCCGCGCGATGGGAGGAGCTGACCGCCCGCGACACCTACGCCAAGGGTGTGCGCGCCCTCGTGAACGGGCTTCTCCCGTAA
- a CDS encoding ArsR/SmtB family transcription factor, whose product MEDEETTHEAQDLDKPFMLSDPGRLKALAHPMRRRMLTHLNIHGSATSTTLGELLGAKTGTTSYHLRQLEKYGFIEEIPERSSGRERWWRRASGPRDLRAPHPDQLAPEDRAVLMEFHRIGYEDDRALMDRFPAAYRADPDWTKGSRGLAHMTKEELNAFHDEYVALLLRYTRHRPEDAPSDARPVHIRLFTIPADEESPD is encoded by the coding sequence ATGGAGGATGAGGAGACGACGCACGAGGCGCAGGACCTCGACAAGCCGTTCATGCTCAGCGACCCCGGCCGACTCAAGGCCCTGGCCCACCCAATGCGCCGCCGCATGCTGACCCACCTCAACATCCACGGCTCCGCCACCTCGACCACCCTCGGCGAACTGCTCGGCGCGAAGACCGGTACCACCAGCTACCACCTGCGCCAGCTGGAGAAGTACGGCTTCATCGAGGAGATCCCCGAACGCTCCTCAGGCCGGGAACGCTGGTGGCGCCGCGCCTCGGGCCCGCGCGACCTGCGCGCCCCCCACCCCGACCAGCTCGCCCCCGAAGACCGCGCGGTCCTGATGGAGTTCCACCGGATCGGCTACGAGGACGACCGTGCCTTGATGGACCGCTTCCCCGCCGCCTATCGCGCCGACCCGGACTGGACGAAGGGCTCGAGAGGGCTGGCCCACATGACGAAAGAGGAGCTGAACGCCTTCCACGACGAGTACGTCGCCCTGCTCCTCCGGTACACCCGGCACCGCCCGGAGGACGCTCCTTCGGACGCCCGCCCCGTGCACATCCGCCTCTTCACCATCCCGGCTGACGAGGAGTCGCCGGACTAA
- a CDS encoding alpha/beta hydrolase: MRKIFAAVAMAATVLGALPSAAGARAYDPGLPGLPADLVAQDVSFRGSGGLDLRGSVISPANARPGRAGLVLVHGAGAGTPREKLLAEAVAFARQGLSVLVHDKRSEGYSLFTRSYSQLADDTLAAVELLRKQPGVDPGKVGVWGLSEGGWVAPLAASRSKDIAFVVVVGANSLQPLRQQAWAVAAGLRKAGVEGSLVERTEPTLYRAIAAGGMFPEPYYDAEAVLMRVRQPVLAIWGVHDLLTPPRETPPVFAAALERGGNKTYTLRFFADADHAAHRTPDGGVTRLPELAPGYAELVGSWVGEATSGSAPVARISGPAPVQADDSVGVPPAEWWESALVQAVALVMLVVAFGGYPVVALVRRVRGRRDVEVVKAARTACAAGLAVVAGAFSYVFYVVMTGGKLAAPGPLAAGRPVVWLALQALAVLTVVAAVMTGVRWRRIAATGERVRLGLVVAGGAVFLLWALYWGLLLP; encoded by the coding sequence ATGCGAAAGATCTTTGCGGCCGTCGCGATGGCCGCCACGGTGTTAGGGGCCCTCCCGTCGGCCGCGGGAGCGAGAGCCTATGATCCAGGCCTGCCCGGCCTGCCCGCAGACCTGGTGGCGCAGGATGTGAGCTTCCGCGGCAGCGGCGGGTTGGACCTGCGGGGTAGCGTGATCAGCCCCGCGAACGCCCGGCCCGGGCGGGCCGGGCTCGTCCTGGTCCACGGCGCCGGGGCCGGGACACCCAGGGAGAAGCTGCTGGCCGAGGCCGTGGCCTTCGCCCGGCAGGGGTTGTCGGTGCTGGTCCACGACAAGCGCTCGGAAGGGTACTCGCTGTTCACGAGGTCCTACTCGCAGTTGGCGGACGACACTCTGGCAGCAGTGGAACTGCTGAGGAAGCAGCCGGGAGTCGATCCCGGAAAGGTCGGTGTCTGGGGGCTCAGCGAGGGAGGATGGGTGGCGCCGCTCGCGGCCAGCCGCTCCAAGGACATCGCGTTCGTGGTGGTCGTGGGGGCCAACTCCCTGCAACCGTTGCGCCAGCAGGCCTGGGCGGTGGCCGCCGGGCTGCGGAAGGCAGGCGTGGAGGGGTCGCTCGTGGAGCGAACCGAGCCGACCCTGTATCGGGCGATCGCCGCCGGTGGGATGTTCCCCGAGCCGTACTACGACGCTGAGGCGGTTCTCATGCGGGTACGACAGCCGGTGCTGGCCATCTGGGGGGTGCATGACTTGCTGACCCCGCCCAGGGAAACGCCGCCGGTGTTCGCCGCGGCGCTGGAAAGGGGCGGCAACAAGACGTACACGCTCCGGTTCTTCGCCGATGCCGATCACGCGGCCCATCGGACGCCGGACGGCGGAGTGACGCGGTTGCCCGAACTCGCTCCCGGATACGCGGAGCTGGTCGGGAGCTGGGTGGGCGAGGCGACGTCCGGGAGTGCTCCCGTGGCGCGGATCTCCGGGCCCGCGCCCGTCCAGGCGGACGACTCCGTGGGGGTGCCGCCGGCCGAGTGGTGGGAGTCGGCGCTGGTCCAGGCCGTGGCGCTGGTGATGCTTGTGGTGGCGTTCGGCGGATATCCGGTGGTCGCCCTCGTTCGGCGGGTCCGGGGACGGCGGGACGTGGAGGTGGTCAAGGCGGCCCGTACTGCCTGCGCCGCCGGGCTCGCCGTCGTCGCCGGGGCGTTCTCGTACGTGTTCTACGTGGTCATGACGGGCGGGAAGCTGGCCGCGCCCGGGCCGCTGGCGGCGGGACGGCCGGTGGTGTGGCTCGCGCTGCAGGCACTCGCCGTGCTCACCGTGGTGGCGGCCGTCATGACAGGGGTGCGGTGGCGGCGGATCGCCGCTACGGGCGAGAGGGTACGCCTGGGGCTCGTGGTCGCCGGTGGCGCGGTGTTCCTGCTGTGGGCGCTGTACTGGGGACTGCTGCTTCCTTGA
- a CDS encoding RNA-guided endonuclease InsQ/TnpB family protein, with the protein MGLEKRNRAHVARLELDQRQSAVLDGQAHNARTLWNLLHEFFTFRQGRFASLAQCDEAIRAARKEIDWLKDLPAQAAQAVLKTYRQAWANFFNPDHPAGRPTFKSRFRSRMAVDVPQGRDLNVTRITRRWGAVNIPKLGRVRFRWTKDLPGVTKGGPDGRITGARLVKEAGGWHIVFRIQTEQPVPAPHTGPHTAIDRGIAVPLALSTGEKIFHRKEWLTGGEQQRLLRLERKAARQKRAAKPGRPTSNRLKHTYDQIARLRAKAKRRAIDWQHRTTAELTDRFSVIVLEDLKVTNMMASASGTIEQPGTNVAQKRSLNRAIAGQAWARTAEFLTYKATDRGGKVVLVPAPGTSQECHACHTIIEGSRESQSRFVCNNTACGWIGNADVNAARTQLHRYNSAAGRAVTGRGGPAVLGPVKRQAPHGGTTRTTPHGVAA; encoded by the coding sequence GTGGGGCTGGAGAAACGCAACCGTGCTCATGTCGCCCGCCTGGAGTTGGACCAGCGGCAGAGCGCCGTGTTGGACGGTCAGGCGCATAACGCGCGCACGCTGTGGAACCTGCTGCACGAGTTCTTCACCTTCCGGCAGGGCCGGTTCGCCTCCCTCGCCCAGTGCGACGAGGCCATCCGGGCCGCCCGCAAGGAGATCGACTGGCTCAAGGATCTGCCCGCCCAGGCGGCGCAGGCCGTGCTGAAGACCTACCGGCAGGCGTGGGCGAACTTCTTCAACCCCGATCACCCGGCCGGGCGCCCCACGTTCAAGAGCCGGTTCCGCTCCCGGATGGCCGTCGATGTCCCCCAGGGGCGGGACCTGAACGTCACCCGGATCACCCGGCGGTGGGGCGCGGTCAATATCCCCAAACTCGGCCGGGTCCGCTTCCGGTGGACCAAGGACCTGCCGGGGGTCACGAAGGGCGGCCCGGATGGGAGGATCACCGGGGCGCGGCTGGTGAAGGAGGCAGGCGGGTGGCACATCGTGTTCCGGATCCAGACCGAGCAGCCGGTGCCCGCCCCGCACACGGGGCCGCACACCGCGATCGACCGGGGCATCGCCGTGCCGTTGGCGCTGTCCACCGGAGAGAAGATCTTCCACCGTAAAGAATGGCTGACCGGCGGGGAACAGCAGCGGCTGCTCCGCCTGGAACGCAAAGCCGCCCGCCAGAAACGAGCGGCCAAACCCGGCCGGCCCACCAGTAACCGGCTGAAGCACACCTACGACCAGATCGCCCGCCTGCGCGCGAAAGCCAAACGCCGGGCCATCGACTGGCAGCACCGAACCACCGCCGAGCTCACCGACCGGTTCTCCGTCATTGTGCTGGAAGACCTCAAGGTCACGAACATGATGGCCTCCGCCTCCGGCACCATCGAACAGCCGGGCACGAACGTCGCCCAAAAACGCAGCCTGAACCGGGCCATCGCCGGACAGGCATGGGCGCGCACCGCCGAGTTCCTCACCTACAAGGCCACCGACAGGGGCGGCAAGGTCGTCCTCGTCCCGGCGCCGGGCACCAGCCAGGAATGCCACGCCTGCCACACGATCATCGAAGGCTCCCGCGAGAGTCAGTCCCGGTTCGTGTGCAACAACACCGCATGCGGGTGGATCGGCAACGCCGACGTCAACGCCGCCCGCACCCAGCTGCATCGGTACAACTCAGCCGCCGGACGGGCGGTCACCGGGCGTGGAGGCCCTGCGGTATTGGGGCCGGTGAAGCGTCAAGCACCTCATGGCGGGACTACCCGCACCACCCCGCACGGGGTGGCGGCGTAG
- the tnpA gene encoding IS200/IS605 family transposase, translating into MSPRWEPNPDIRTGRHCVNDLTAHLVFVTKYRRDAFTGPMLERCGQIMKEVCEKFDSELTDFTGAHDHVHLLVRYPPKVALSCLVNSLKGVSARYLRQEYGAHVRTHLWGGHFWSRSYYAGSTGDASLAIVRTYLQSQDQPQK; encoded by the coding sequence ATGTCACCGCGATGGGAACCGAACCCCGACATCAGAACCGGACGTCACTGCGTCAACGACCTGACGGCACATTTGGTGTTTGTCACGAAATATCGGCGGGACGCCTTCACCGGCCCGATGCTGGAACGCTGCGGACAGATCATGAAAGAGGTGTGCGAGAAGTTCGACTCCGAGCTGACCGATTTCACCGGCGCACACGACCACGTTCACCTCCTGGTCCGCTACCCGCCCAAGGTCGCTCTGTCCTGCCTCGTCAACTCTCTCAAAGGTGTCTCGGCCCGCTACCTGCGCCAGGAATACGGCGCTCACGTCCGCACACACCTATGGGGCGGGCACTTCTGGTCCCGCTCCTACTACGCAGGCTCGACGGGCGACGCGAGCCTCGCCATCGTCCGCACCTACCTCCAGTCCCAGGACCAGCCTCAGAAATGA
- a CDS encoding response regulator transcription factor, with translation MIRVLLVDDQALVRGALAALLGLERDIEVVGQAGTASEAIDAARAARPDVVLLDIQMPGGDGLAAAAALRGLDCRVIMLTTFGRPGYLARAMAAGAAGFVVKDTKPEHLAEAVRKVHAGLRVVDPDLAAVSLSSGISPLTARELEVMNAATVADIARRLHLSEGTVRNHLSSAMGKTGARTRAEAVRLATEKGWL, from the coding sequence ATGATCAGGGTGCTGCTCGTCGACGACCAGGCCCTCGTGCGCGGCGCCCTGGCGGCCCTGCTCGGCCTGGAGCGCGACATCGAGGTGGTCGGCCAGGCAGGCACCGCGTCCGAGGCGATCGACGCCGCCCGCGCGGCCCGGCCCGACGTCGTCCTGCTGGACATCCAGATGCCGGGCGGTGATGGCCTCGCGGCCGCCGCCGCACTGCGCGGCCTGGACTGCCGGGTGATCATGCTGACCACCTTCGGCCGGCCCGGTTACCTGGCCCGTGCGATGGCCGCCGGAGCGGCCGGCTTCGTCGTCAAGGACACCAAGCCCGAGCACCTGGCCGAGGCCGTGCGCAAGGTGCACGCCGGGTTGCGCGTCGTAGACCCCGACCTGGCCGCCGTATCGCTGAGCAGCGGCATCAGCCCACTCACCGCCCGCGAACTCGAGGTCATGAACGCCGCCACGGTTGCCGACATCGCGCGGCGCCTGCACTTGTCCGAGGGGACGGTGCGTAACCACTTGTCCTCCGCCATGGGCAAGACCGGCGCGCGGACCCGGGCGGAAGCCGTACGGCTGGCCACGGAGAAGGGATGGCTGTGA
- a CDS encoding sensor histidine kinase, whose product MSWPFRHPRTWWIFALLFTAPWLDLAKALWLGEIVHTLLIAVYIACYVVGVGVAIGRPLMWRVGLCVLAAAASAPLVLMYGQHVWNLSYTLAIFGFMLPWTVAFGLATAAIVASIATGVMSQSDGRGTTMIFLLVVLSSVALAGLWRANRALADANATIAELAVLRDRERMSRDLHDVIGSTLTTITVKAGLARRLLEGDGNEQIHAEVADIEGLGRQALTDVRAAVAATHQLSMETALADAAAALNAAGIQADLPAAADQMADRYRSVFAYVLREGVTNVVKHSRASRCQVRLGPAFIDITDDGIGDANGTGHGLAGLTRRLRDVGGTLEAGALPGGGYRLRVECPR is encoded by the coding sequence ATGAGTTGGCCGTTTCGTCACCCCAGAACGTGGTGGATCTTCGCTCTGCTGTTCACCGCCCCTTGGCTCGACCTGGCCAAGGCACTGTGGCTGGGCGAGATCGTCCACACGCTGCTGATCGCGGTCTACATCGCGTGCTACGTGGTCGGCGTCGGCGTGGCCATCGGCAGGCCCCTCATGTGGCGTGTGGGGCTGTGCGTGCTCGCCGCCGCGGCTTCTGCTCCCCTGGTCCTGATGTACGGCCAGCACGTGTGGAACCTCAGCTACACGCTGGCCATCTTCGGCTTCATGCTGCCGTGGACGGTCGCGTTCGGCTTGGCCACGGCGGCCATCGTGGCGTCGATCGCGACCGGGGTCATGTCCCAGTCCGACGGACGCGGCACCACGATGATCTTCCTTCTCGTCGTGCTCTCCTCGGTCGCGCTGGCCGGACTCTGGCGCGCCAACCGGGCGCTGGCCGATGCCAACGCCACCATCGCCGAACTGGCCGTACTGCGAGACCGCGAGCGCATGTCCAGAGACCTCCACGATGTGATCGGCTCCACCCTGACCACGATCACCGTCAAAGCGGGCCTGGCCAGGCGCCTGCTGGAAGGCGACGGCAACGAGCAGATCCACGCCGAGGTGGCCGACATCGAAGGGCTGGGCAGGCAGGCACTCACCGACGTACGGGCAGCCGTCGCCGCCACGCACCAGCTGTCGATGGAGACCGCGCTCGCCGATGCCGCCGCGGCGCTGAACGCGGCAGGCATCCAGGCCGACCTCCCGGCAGCGGCCGATCAGATGGCCGACCGTTACCGAAGCGTCTTCGCCTACGTCCTGCGCGAAGGGGTGACCAACGTGGTCAAGCACAGCCGGGCCAGCCGCTGCCAGGTGCGACTCGGCCCCGCCTTCATCGACATCACCGACGACGGCATCGGCGATGCCAACGGCACAGGGCACGGGCTGGCCGGGCTGACCAGGCGGCTGCGTGACGTCGGAGGCACCCTGGAGGCGGGCGCCCTGCCCGGCGGCGGCTACCGCCTGCGCGTCGAGTGCCCGCGATGA
- a CDS encoding ABC transporter permease yields the protein MITLVVTELKVLARSVTFLAITIGFPVVFFLVMSEVFGGLGPGGLDMPRYMMVSMAAFAAISVSIAVGTRVGQERLAGWNRQLRLTPLPGWGYVTAKVVVAMTMALPAIALVFLAGLVIKGVELPAGQWLALIAATWPGALPYGVIGLAIGLAVKPDEAGGAGVAVYLPMAMLGGLWIPVEALPAFMADLAKVLPSYWLAENARIQLSGAPFQPLGVAVMVAWLVVVGAAVIALHRRQAARI from the coding sequence ATGATCACCCTTGTCGTCACCGAGTTGAAGGTCCTCGCGCGCAGCGTCACCTTCTTGGCGATCACCATCGGCTTTCCGGTGGTGTTCTTCCTGGTCATGTCCGAGGTGTTCGGCGGGCTGGGCCCCGGCGGCCTGGACATGCCGCGCTACATGATGGTGAGCATGGCGGCGTTCGCCGCGATCTCAGTGTCGATCGCGGTCGGCACCAGGGTCGGCCAGGAGCGGCTGGCCGGGTGGAACAGGCAGCTGCGGCTCACACCACTACCCGGCTGGGGGTACGTGACCGCCAAGGTGGTCGTGGCGATGACGATGGCGCTGCCCGCGATCGCGCTGGTCTTCCTCGCCGGACTGGTGATCAAAGGCGTCGAGCTGCCCGCCGGGCAGTGGCTCGCGCTCATCGCCGCCACCTGGCCAGGGGCTCTGCCGTACGGCGTCATCGGCCTGGCCATCGGGCTGGCGGTCAAGCCCGACGAGGCCGGCGGCGCCGGCGTGGCCGTCTACCTGCCGATGGCCATGCTCGGCGGCCTGTGGATCCCCGTCGAGGCACTGCCCGCCTTCATGGCGGACCTGGCCAAGGTTCTGCCCAGTTACTGGCTGGCCGAGAACGCCAGGATCCAGCTCAGCGGCGCACCGTTCCAGCCACTGGGCGTCGCCGTGATGGTCGCGTGGCTCGTGGTCGTGGGCGCCGCGGTGATCGCCCTTCACCGGCGACAGGCCGCTCGAATCTGA
- a CDS encoding ABC transporter ATP-binding protein: MKDLVSAGAAVSLRGLRKTFGEVHAVRDVDLLVAPGEVVALLGPNGAGKTTMMEMLVGLITPDAGEVALFGRPSRRALAEGLVGAMLQAGGFLGEMTPREIVKVIAAQYPKPLEPEDALERAGVTPFAKLRYGGLSGGQQQRVRFAAALACDPDLLVLDEPTVAMDVRARQEFWAAMREYAGGGRTVVFATHYLAEAQDFADRVVLLRRGAIVADGSVTQVCACVDTRTIIARTGVEHPFDLLPGVSAVERRGDLVELHCTDSDTALRALLQEVPSARDIAVTPMSLEDAFAVLTAEEKVR; encoded by the coding sequence ATGAAAGATCTGGTGTCAGCGGGAGCGGCAGTGAGCCTGCGCGGCTTGCGCAAGACGTTCGGTGAGGTGCACGCGGTACGCGATGTTGACCTGCTCGTCGCACCCGGTGAGGTGGTGGCCCTGCTGGGCCCCAACGGCGCGGGCAAGACGACCATGATGGAGATGCTTGTCGGGCTGATCACGCCCGATGCCGGTGAGGTGGCGCTGTTCGGCCGCCCGTCACGTCGCGCGCTGGCCGAAGGGCTTGTCGGCGCGATGCTCCAAGCAGGCGGTTTCCTCGGCGAGATGACCCCCAGGGAGATCGTCAAGGTGATCGCCGCGCAGTACCCCAAACCGCTTGAGCCGGAGGACGCCCTGGAGCGAGCGGGCGTCACCCCGTTCGCCAAGCTCAGGTACGGCGGGCTGTCGGGCGGGCAGCAGCAGCGGGTCCGGTTCGCCGCAGCCCTGGCCTGTGACCCCGACCTGCTCGTGCTGGATGAGCCGACGGTGGCGATGGACGTGCGGGCGCGCCAGGAGTTCTGGGCCGCGATGCGGGAGTACGCCGGAGGCGGGCGCACGGTGGTGTTCGCCACCCACTACCTGGCAGAGGCGCAGGACTTCGCCGATCGGGTCGTGCTGCTGCGCCGGGGTGCGATCGTGGCGGACGGCTCCGTCACCCAGGTCTGCGCCTGCGTCGACACCAGGACGATCATCGCCAGGACCGGCGTCGAGCACCCCTTCGACCTGCTGCCAGGCGTCAGCGCGGTCGAGCGGCGCGGTGACCTGGTGGAGTTGCACTGCACCGACTCCGACACCGCGCTGCGTGCCCTCCTTCAGGAGGTGCCCTCCGCGCGCGACATCGCGGTCACGCCGATGTCGCTTGAGGATGCCTTCGCCGTACTCACCGCCGAGGAGAAAGTCCGATGA
- a CDS encoding DUF3073 domain-containing protein, whose product MGRGRAKAKQTKVARQLKYTSHDIDLDRLRRELAPADEHGHDDEPDDSTMQA is encoded by the coding sequence ATGGGGCGGGGTCGCGCCAAGGCCAAGCAGACAAAAGTAGCTCGCCAGCTCAAGTACACCAGCCACGACATCGACCTCGATCGACTCCGCCGCGAACTCGCCCCCGCAGACGAGCACGGGCACGACGACGAGCCCGACGACTCGACCATGCAGGCATAG
- a CDS encoding ArsR/SmtB family transcription factor, whose product MSLPLYEAKADLFRTLGHPARIRILELLQDGPLPVRELLADIEIEASNLSQQLAVLRRAGLVSATREGTTVIYALPTPDVADLLFAARRILTEMLAGQDQLLAELRAEARR is encoded by the coding sequence GTGTCGCTTCCGCTGTATGAGGCCAAGGCCGATCTGTTTCGCACGCTGGGCCATCCCGCCAGGATCCGCATCCTGGAGTTGCTCCAGGATGGGCCGCTTCCGGTGCGCGAGCTGCTGGCCGATATCGAGATCGAGGCCTCCAACCTGTCCCAGCAGTTGGCGGTGTTGCGCCGCGCCGGGCTGGTGAGCGCGACCCGTGAGGGGACGACGGTCATCTATGCCCTGCCCACGCCGGACGTGGCCGATCTACTCTTCGCCGCTCGGCGGATCCTCACCGAGATGCTGGCCGGACAGGACCAGTTGCTGGCCGAGCTGCGCGCGGAGGCGCGGCGATGA